A section of the Ruania halotolerans genome encodes:
- a CDS encoding DUF5926 family protein, with protein sequence MAAPRRSFDGLPGEADWVAMREVVPAASATARTNAEYGSREVTVVTVLPGLLPAMHREDGRILVALQNVTSSGDPSRDVAAALLQVLDSEPGTSLTHLELPGPGPRLQDVLDTDAPFEVTLHDTFDFVLPPDTEPTPELTSALEEFAGAIVPTVKLTSVPSAYWCRMGAREFLRWSRTEDEEALLDALARLHAARASAVDDGARFIGAFRSCGLVVPVWELAAGTEAEELESAAPGFAERLSEALAVTEPLNADERRARAGIVSRQVTLR encoded by the coding sequence ATGGCGGCACCGCGGAGGTCGTTCGACGGTTTACCGGGCGAGGCGGACTGGGTGGCGATGCGCGAGGTGGTGCCCGCCGCCAGTGCCACCGCTCGCACGAACGCCGAGTATGGCTCGCGCGAGGTGACCGTCGTGACCGTGCTCCCGGGCCTGCTGCCGGCCATGCACCGGGAGGACGGCCGGATCCTGGTGGCGCTGCAGAATGTGACCTCCAGTGGTGACCCGAGCCGGGACGTGGCGGCCGCCCTGCTGCAGGTACTCGACTCCGAGCCCGGCACCAGCCTCACCCACCTCGAACTTCCCGGGCCCGGCCCGCGTCTGCAAGACGTCCTCGATACCGATGCCCCGTTCGAGGTGACGCTGCACGACACGTTCGACTTCGTGCTCCCGCCGGATACCGAACCCACGCCGGAACTGACGTCCGCACTCGAGGAGTTCGCCGGCGCGATCGTGCCCACGGTGAAACTGACGTCGGTGCCGAGTGCCTACTGGTGCCGTATGGGCGCGCGGGAGTTCCTGCGCTGGTCCCGTACCGAAGACGAGGAAGCCCTGCTGGACGCCCTCGCCCGCCTGCACGCGGCCCGTGCCTCTGCGGTCGATGACGGCGCGCGGTTCATCGGGGCATTCCGCTCCTGCGGGCTGGTGGTGCCCGTGTGGGAGCTGGCCGCCGGCACCGAGGCGGAGGAGCTCGAGAGCGCCGCACCCGGCTTCGCTGAGCGTCTCAGTGAAGCACTCGCTGTCACGGAGCCGTTGAACGCGGACGAACGACGGGCACGGGCGGGAATCGTGTCGCGCCAGGTCACGCTGCGCTGA
- a CDS encoding carbohydrate ABC transporter permease: MGFLLYSKNGQLILAILAFAALLAVLLLLARLADRAKGRGGTPVMVAVFGGPALLLLAVGLIYPALRTFWMSVMDERSETFVGLANYAYLIEDSAGLIALRNTMLWVVLVPLLSTGIGLVYAVLIDRSRFEKVAKSLLFLPMAISFVGAGIIWKFVYEYRGAAQEQIGILNAVITGLGFEPIRFLQDSPLNTLFLIAVLVWIEAGFSMVVLSAAIKAVPEDIVEAARLDGVSGWQMFWRITIPSIRPSLVVVLTTISIATLKIFDITRTMTGSQFNTQVLANEMYDWSFTFGDNGIGSAMAVVIFVLVIPLVAYNIRQMARNRAVRG; encoded by the coding sequence GTGGGATTCCTTCTGTACTCCAAGAACGGTCAGCTGATCCTCGCGATCCTGGCCTTCGCCGCCCTGCTGGCGGTGCTGTTGCTGCTGGCCCGGCTGGCTGACCGGGCCAAGGGCCGAGGCGGCACTCCGGTGATGGTCGCCGTCTTCGGTGGGCCCGCCTTGTTGTTGCTAGCCGTGGGCTTGATCTACCCGGCGTTGCGGACATTCTGGATGTCGGTGATGGACGAACGCAGCGAGACCTTCGTGGGGCTCGCGAACTACGCGTACCTGATTGAGGATTCCGCCGGCCTGATCGCCCTGCGCAACACCATGCTGTGGGTGGTGCTGGTACCGCTGCTCTCCACCGGTATCGGGCTCGTCTACGCCGTGCTGATCGACCGCTCGCGGTTCGAGAAGGTGGCCAAATCGCTGCTGTTCCTGCCCATGGCGATTTCGTTCGTGGGCGCGGGAATCATCTGGAAGTTCGTGTACGAGTACCGGGGCGCGGCCCAGGAGCAGATTGGCATCCTGAACGCGGTGATCACCGGTCTGGGGTTCGAGCCGATCCGGTTCCTGCAGGACTCCCCGTTGAACACGCTGTTCTTGATCGCCGTGCTGGTCTGGATCGAGGCAGGCTTCTCCATGGTGGTGCTCTCTGCCGCGATCAAGGCGGTGCCGGAGGACATCGTGGAGGCGGCTCGTCTGGATGGGGTGAGCGGCTGGCAGATGTTCTGGCGGATCACCATCCCGAGCATCCGGCCGTCCCTCGTGGTGGTGCTGACCACCATCTCCATCGCGACGCTGAAGATCTTCGACATCACCCGCACCATGACCGGGTCCCAGTTCAACACCCAGGTGCTCGCGAACGAGATGTACGACTGGTCCTTCACCTTTGGCGATAACGGCATCGGTTCGGCGATGGCCGTGGTGATCTTCGTGCTGGTGATCCCGCTAGTGGCGTACAACATTCGGCAGATGGCAAGGAACAGGGCGGTGCGAGGATGA
- a CDS encoding HAD family hydrolase, with product MTTAPTPPQLGALALHRPGPDLLVALDIDGTILGHDQSLSEEVRAAVVELRATGTHVVLSTGRSIQAVLPVAAMLGIDSGWAVCSNGAVTIRLDPGLPGGHEIHDVVTFDPGPTLRLLREHLPEGIFAVEDLGRGFVLTAPFPDGELTGTLRVVDFEELCAMPASRVTMRAPGLGADDFHDLVDRSGLHGVSYAVGWTAWLDIAPEGVSKASALEQVRQYLKVGPTATVAAGDGRNDIEMLGWAGVGVAMGGADETTRSVANLVTGRVEEDGLVPVLHAILRP from the coding sequence ATGACGACGGCCCCCACCCCGCCTCAGTTGGGCGCCTTGGCGCTGCATCGGCCTGGACCGGACCTCCTGGTCGCCTTGGACATCGACGGCACCATCCTCGGGCATGACCAGAGTCTGTCGGAGGAGGTGCGGGCCGCCGTCGTGGAGCTGCGTGCCACCGGCACGCATGTGGTGCTCTCCACCGGCCGGTCGATTCAGGCGGTGCTGCCGGTGGCTGCGATGCTCGGCATCGACTCTGGGTGGGCAGTGTGCTCCAACGGAGCGGTGACCATTCGCCTCGATCCCGGACTGCCAGGCGGCCATGAGATCCACGATGTGGTCACCTTCGATCCGGGCCCGACGCTGCGGTTGCTGCGTGAGCACCTGCCCGAAGGCATCTTCGCCGTGGAGGATCTCGGCCGTGGATTCGTTCTCACCGCCCCGTTCCCAGACGGGGAACTCACCGGGACGCTGCGGGTGGTGGATTTCGAGGAGCTGTGCGCGATGCCCGCCTCGCGCGTGACGATGCGGGCGCCCGGGCTCGGTGCGGACGACTTCCACGATCTGGTCGACCGCTCCGGACTTCACGGGGTGAGTTACGCGGTCGGGTGGACCGCGTGGCTCGATATTGCCCCCGAAGGGGTTTCCAAGGCCTCCGCGCTGGAACAGGTGCGCCAATACCTGAAGGTGGGTCCGACGGCGACCGTGGCCGCCGGGGATGGACGCAACGACATCGAGATGCTCGGCTGGGCGGGTGTGGGCGTAGCCATGGGCGGCGCCGATGAGACCACCCGCAGCGTGGCGAACCTGGTGACCGGGCGAGTGGAGGAGGACGGGCTCGTGCCCGTGCTGCACGCGATTCTGCGCCCCTGA
- a CDS encoding glycosyltransferase family 2 protein — protein MSRAPGDGMNPLRVIRRRVPDTAPIPVQRPDPQNQRVAAVIPAKDEEERIAATVRAVRAIPHVDLVLVVDDGSEDDTQHLARGAGAVVVRHSHNRGKASAMETGAAVVAMRDVEAGPARLLLFVDADLGATAVNAAPLVPPVLAGKADLSIAVLPKQPGAAGRGIVTGLARRAIQRATGWAPMQPLSGQRCMTRAAFDAATPLAHGWGVETGMTMDTLLQGFAVVEVPCDLRHRASGKDLAGQLHRAAQYRDVAMAVAARKFRHYKQKVTREASSESDAAGEPQPPLPPDGQNLSETPASAGEPAPTVSKRRWRSRRR, from the coding sequence GTGAGCCGGGCGCCAGGCGACGGGATGAACCCGCTACGGGTCATCCGGCGTCGTGTGCCCGATACCGCTCCGATCCCGGTGCAACGTCCGGATCCGCAGAACCAGCGGGTCGCCGCGGTGATCCCGGCCAAGGACGAAGAAGAGCGGATCGCTGCCACAGTGCGCGCTGTGCGGGCGATCCCCCATGTCGATCTCGTGCTCGTGGTGGACGACGGTAGCGAGGACGACACGCAGCATCTCGCCCGGGGAGCCGGAGCAGTGGTGGTGCGTCACTCGCACAACCGCGGGAAGGCGTCAGCGATGGAGACCGGTGCCGCTGTGGTGGCCATGCGGGATGTGGAGGCCGGCCCGGCTCGGCTGCTGTTGTTCGTGGATGCGGACCTCGGTGCCACCGCGGTGAATGCTGCTCCGTTGGTGCCCCCGGTACTCGCCGGCAAAGCCGATCTGTCGATCGCTGTGCTGCCGAAGCAGCCCGGTGCCGCTGGTCGTGGCATCGTGACCGGGTTGGCCCGCCGTGCCATCCAGCGGGCGACCGGCTGGGCGCCGATGCAGCCGCTCTCCGGGCAGCGGTGCATGACTCGTGCTGCGTTCGATGCCGCCACTCCCCTCGCCCACGGTTGGGGAGTCGAGACCGGGATGACCATGGACACATTGCTGCAGGGTTTCGCTGTGGTGGAGGTGCCATGCGATCTGCGGCACCGGGCCTCCGGGAAGGATCTGGCCGGGCAGTTGCACCGGGCCGCGCAGTACCGGGACGTGGCGATGGCAGTGGCCGCACGCAAGTTCCGCCACTACAAGCAGAAGGTCACCCGGGAGGCCTCCAGCGAGTCCGATGCGGCCGGGGAACCGCAACCGCCACTCCCGCCGGACGGGCAGAACCTCAGCGAGACTCCGGCGTCCGCGGGTGAGCCGGCCCCGACCGTGAGTAAGCGTCGCTGGCGCTCACGCCGGCGCTGA
- the serS gene encoding serine--tRNA ligase, with protein MIDLKSLREDPDIARASQRARGEDPDLVDQVLGADERRRGLLTSFEQLRAQHKEISRSIGKTPAEDRPAVLSQAKTLAEEVKAAEAEASAAQAQCDELLMQLSNIVADGVPPGGEDDYLLVKEVGTRRDFSAEGFEPRDHLALGEGLGAIDTERGAKVSGSRFYFLTGMGARLELALLNAAMDTAIAAGFTPVITPTLVKPEIMAGTGFLGAHAAEIYRLEADDLYLVGTSEVALAGYHAGEIIDLSGGPRRYAGWSACYRREAGSHGKDTRGIIRVHQFHKVEMFSYVRLEDAEAEHQRLLAWEEQMLALVDLPYRVIETAAGDLGSSAARKFDCEAWLPTQERYLELTSTSNCTTFQARRLGVRERGEKGTHPVATLNGTLGTTRWIVAILENHQQQDGSVRVPEGLRPYLGGREVLEPR; from the coding sequence GTGATCGATCTGAAGAGCCTGCGCGAGGATCCGGACATCGCCCGAGCCAGCCAGCGTGCGCGGGGTGAGGACCCCGATCTGGTGGACCAGGTGCTGGGAGCTGACGAACGCCGTCGTGGCCTGCTGACCAGTTTCGAGCAGTTGCGGGCACAGCACAAGGAGATCTCCCGGTCGATCGGGAAGACGCCGGCCGAGGATCGCCCCGCCGTGCTGTCCCAGGCGAAAACGCTGGCTGAGGAGGTCAAGGCCGCCGAAGCCGAAGCCAGCGCCGCCCAGGCACAGTGCGATGAGCTGCTCATGCAACTGTCCAACATCGTGGCCGACGGCGTCCCTCCGGGTGGTGAGGACGACTACCTCCTGGTCAAGGAGGTCGGCACCCGCCGAGATTTCAGTGCCGAGGGCTTCGAGCCGCGGGACCATCTCGCACTCGGCGAGGGTCTTGGCGCGATCGACACCGAACGCGGTGCCAAGGTCTCCGGGTCGCGGTTCTACTTCTTGACCGGGATGGGGGCTCGCCTCGAACTCGCCCTCCTGAACGCGGCGATGGACACCGCTATCGCGGCCGGGTTCACCCCGGTGATCACCCCTACGCTGGTCAAACCGGAGATCATGGCCGGCACCGGTTTCCTCGGCGCACACGCGGCCGAGATCTACCGCCTCGAGGCGGATGATCTGTACCTGGTGGGCACCTCCGAGGTGGCGCTCGCGGGTTATCACGCGGGGGAGATCATCGACCTGTCCGGCGGTCCCCGACGCTACGCTGGCTGGTCGGCCTGTTACCGCCGCGAGGCGGGGTCGCACGGCAAGGACACCCGCGGCATCATCCGCGTGCACCAGTTCCACAAGGTGGAGATGTTCTCCTACGTGCGCCTCGAGGATGCCGAGGCCGAACACCAGCGCCTGCTCGCGTGGGAAGAGCAGATGCTCGCACTGGTGGACCTGCCCTACCGGGTGATCGAGACCGCCGCCGGGGATCTGGGCTCCAGTGCCGCCCGCAAGTTCGACTGCGAAGCCTGGCTGCCCACTCAGGAGCGCTACCTGGAACTCACCTCGACCTCGAACTGCACCACGTTCCAGGCCCGGCGCCTGGGCGTGCGCGAACGCGGGGAGAAGGGGACCCATCCGGTGGCCACCCTCAATGGCACCCTGGGTACCACCCGGTGGATCGTGGCGATCCTGGAGAACCACCAGCAGCAGGATGGTTCGGTGCGGGTGCCCGAGGGTCTGCGCCCCTATCTCGGCGGTCGCGAGGTGCTCGAGCCCCGATGA
- a CDS encoding diacylglycerol/lipid kinase family protein: MTWEQAISVAALVLALAALVVGLIVLQRIRERGAKVDPLVSPAEPDRERASGPPAFVVNPIKTRDVDELRRLALEIAGELQLDEPLWFETTPEDPGVGQAREALAAGASVVVAAGGDGTVRAVATALAGTGTPMALLPMGTGNLLARNLDLPLDGTASLVRTALGGTDHPIDIGWIRPHRLSRAAGNDEDTAPESETDAAVGALTNAAGEHLFLVMAGIGFDAAMVAGADDELKSKMGWFAYFVAGARHLHGRKLRLRMRVGEGEVRPLKVRSLLLANCGRLPGGIVLLPDAELNDGWLDVAALDTRNGLLGWASLFGKVVLQGLGIRRDLPVSPSSIEFWRGREVAVSCDQPEHLQVDGDLIGEATAVTARLQAGGLRVRTR, from the coding sequence ATGACATGGGAGCAGGCGATCAGCGTTGCGGCGCTCGTGCTGGCATTGGCAGCTCTGGTGGTGGGCCTGATCGTGCTGCAGCGGATCCGCGAACGAGGGGCGAAGGTCGATCCGTTGGTGAGCCCCGCGGAACCGGATCGCGAGAGGGCGTCCGGTCCGCCGGCATTCGTGGTGAATCCGATCAAGACCCGCGACGTGGACGAACTGCGCCGGCTGGCCCTCGAGATTGCCGGGGAACTCCAGCTCGATGAGCCGCTGTGGTTCGAAACCACACCGGAGGATCCGGGCGTGGGGCAGGCACGCGAAGCCCTGGCTGCGGGTGCGAGCGTGGTGGTGGCCGCCGGCGGGGACGGCACCGTGCGCGCCGTGGCCACCGCATTGGCAGGCACCGGCACCCCGATGGCCCTGTTGCCGATGGGCACCGGGAACCTGCTGGCCCGCAACCTCGATCTGCCCCTGGACGGCACCGCTTCCTTGGTGCGGACCGCACTGGGCGGCACCGATCACCCGATCGACATCGGCTGGATCCGCCCGCACCGGCTCTCCCGAGCCGCTGGCAACGACGAGGACACTGCCCCGGAGTCGGAGACCGATGCCGCAGTCGGCGCACTCACCAACGCCGCCGGCGAGCATCTGTTCCTGGTGATGGCCGGGATCGGTTTCGACGCCGCCATGGTGGCCGGAGCCGATGATGAGCTGAAGTCCAAGATGGGATGGTTCGCCTACTTCGTGGCCGGCGCCCGGCACCTGCACGGGCGCAAGCTCCGGCTGCGGATGCGCGTGGGTGAGGGCGAAGTACGGCCGCTGAAGGTCCGCAGCCTGCTGCTGGCCAACTGCGGCCGGCTCCCCGGTGGGATCGTGCTGTTGCCCGACGCCGAGTTGAACGATGGCTGGCTCGACGTCGCTGCCCTGGACACCCGCAACGGCCTGCTCGGCTGGGCCTCCCTCTTCGGGAAGGTGGTACTCCAAGGGCTCGGCATCCGCCGGGATCTGCCGGTGAGCCCGAGCTCGATCGAGTTCTGGCGAGGCCGGGAGGTCGCGGTCAGTTGCGATCAACCTGAGCACCTCCAGGTGGACGGAGATCTGATCGGCGAGGCGACCGCCGTCACCGCCCGCCTGCAGGCCGGTGGCCTGCGGGTACGCACCCGCTGA
- a CDS encoding ABC transporter substrate-binding protein, with protein MGAATAGGLAMALVLSACSGDDLGGGGDGGGGDTDADCADYEQYGTFEGETVEISSTISDQEADQLEESWADFVGCTGITIEHNGTNEFESQIFVQVEGGNAPNLAIFPQPGLLQRMQEGDYLVPAGEAAMDAASANYTEDWLTYGNIDGEQFGIPVMGSVKSYVWYSPSAFEENGYEVPTTWSEMMDLTDQIVADQGEGSAKPWCFGIESGGATGWPATDFLEDMVLREAGPDVYDQWVNHEIPFDDPQIVASLERVGEILQNPDYVNGGIGDPRSIATTAWSDAGLQIPEGNCFMFRAASFFEAQLPDDVEVGPDGDVFAFYLPADTADEQPLLVAGDYLAAFDDNEATQAVQAYLASPEWANSRVSIGGVVSPNQGVDPQNASSDVLRLTLELMQDEDAVARFDGSDLMPSSVGAGTFWTEMTSWIDGQVEAEDALTAVEESWPQD; from the coding sequence ATGGGGGCCGCGACCGCTGGCGGTCTGGCCATGGCACTGGTACTGAGCGCGTGCTCTGGTGATGACCTCGGCGGTGGTGGCGACGGCGGTGGTGGTGACACCGACGCCGACTGCGCCGACTATGAGCAATACGGCACCTTCGAAGGCGAGACCGTGGAGATCTCCTCCACGATCTCCGATCAGGAGGCCGATCAGCTCGAGGAGTCCTGGGCCGACTTCGTCGGGTGCACGGGCATCACCATCGAGCACAATGGGACCAACGAATTCGAGTCGCAGATCTTTGTGCAGGTCGAGGGCGGCAACGCGCCCAACCTCGCGATCTTCCCGCAACCAGGGCTGCTGCAGCGGATGCAGGAGGGTGACTACCTCGTTCCCGCAGGCGAGGCGGCGATGGACGCGGCGAGCGCGAACTACACCGAGGACTGGCTCACCTACGGCAACATCGACGGCGAGCAGTTCGGCATCCCCGTGATGGGATCGGTGAAGTCCTACGTCTGGTACTCACCGAGCGCCTTCGAGGAGAACGGCTATGAGGTGCCGACCACCTGGTCGGAGATGATGGATCTGACCGACCAGATCGTTGCCGATCAGGGTGAGGGAAGCGCAAAGCCGTGGTGCTTCGGCATCGAGTCCGGCGGCGCCACCGGATGGCCGGCCACGGACTTCCTCGAGGACATGGTGCTGCGTGAAGCTGGGCCGGACGTCTACGACCAGTGGGTCAACCACGAGATCCCGTTCGACGATCCGCAGATCGTGGCGTCGCTGGAGCGGGTCGGTGAGATCCTGCAGAATCCCGACTACGTGAACGGCGGGATCGGTGACCCGCGCTCGATCGCCACCACCGCATGGTCGGATGCCGGCCTGCAGATTCCCGAGGGGAACTGCTTCATGTTCCGCGCGGCATCCTTCTTCGAGGCGCAACTGCCCGATGATGTTGAAGTCGGCCCGGATGGCGACGTCTTCGCGTTCTACCTCCCGGCCGACACTGCCGATGAGCAGCCGCTGCTGGTCGCCGGTGACTACCTCGCCGCGTTCGACGACAATGAGGCCACCCAGGCCGTGCAGGCGTACTTGGCCTCACCCGAGTGGGCGAACTCCCGCGTCTCCATCGGTGGGGTGGTGAGCCCGAACCAGGGCGTCGACCCGCAGAACGCCTCCTCAGACGTGCTCCGCCTGACGCTGGAACTCATGCAGGATGAGGACGCGGTGGCCCGGTTCGACGGGTCCGACCTGATGCCGTCCTCGGTGGGTGCCGGAACCTTCTGGACCGAGATGACCTCATGGATCGACGGCCAGGTCGAGGCCGAGGACGCTCTCACCGCGGTCGAGGAAAGCTGGCCGCAGGACTGA
- a CDS encoding LacI family DNA-binding transcriptional regulator: MGAGIDDVARAAGVSTATVSRALRGLPNVREETRTKVLRVASQLNYAPSPSAASLASGRTRTIGLLTPSFSRWFHRNVVEGAERTLRSAGFDVLLHAFDVGSDMTRRMIDTGLLRRRVDGVLVLGLPLAATEIMDLDRLDLPLVFIGAGSPQHVRVHMDDRACSTLAVEHLVALGHRTIGQIHASAADTSRWSPARERADAAAESLAAAGIENDPSLVEYGDFTHEGGRGAAARLLDARPDITAVYAHSDEMAFGALEVLRDRGLRVPEEISVIGVDGHELNELVGLSSVAQDAQAQGEAGATLILEMLTGAPVGSDVLFPVSLEPRRSTGPVPG; encoded by the coding sequence GTGGGCGCAGGAATAGACGATGTCGCGCGAGCAGCGGGTGTCTCTACCGCGACCGTCTCCCGTGCGCTGCGCGGGCTCCCGAACGTGCGGGAGGAGACCCGGACGAAGGTGCTCCGTGTCGCGTCCCAGCTGAACTACGCGCCGAGCCCATCGGCCGCGTCCCTCGCGAGCGGCCGGACGCGAACGATCGGCCTGCTCACCCCGTCCTTCTCACGCTGGTTTCACCGCAATGTGGTGGAAGGTGCCGAGCGCACGTTGCGCTCGGCGGGATTCGACGTCCTGCTCCACGCCTTCGATGTCGGATCGGATATGACGCGGCGGATGATCGACACCGGCCTACTGCGCCGGCGCGTGGACGGTGTGCTGGTGCTCGGGCTCCCGCTCGCGGCCACGGAGATCATGGACCTGGACCGCTTGGACCTTCCGTTGGTGTTCATCGGTGCAGGATCGCCGCAGCACGTACGAGTGCACATGGACGACCGCGCGTGCTCCACCCTCGCGGTCGAGCACCTGGTCGCCCTCGGACACCGCACGATCGGCCAGATTCACGCCTCTGCTGCCGATACCTCCCGGTGGTCTCCAGCGCGCGAACGCGCCGATGCCGCCGCCGAGAGTCTGGCGGCTGCCGGCATCGAGAACGACCCGTCCTTGGTGGAGTACGGCGATTTCACCCACGAGGGAGGGCGTGGCGCGGCCGCCCGTCTCCTGGACGCCCGGCCGGACATCACCGCGGTCTATGCGCATTCGGACGAGATGGCCTTCGGAGCGCTCGAGGTCCTGCGCGATCGGGGATTGCGAGTACCCGAGGAGATCTCGGTGATCGGGGTGGACGGGCACGAGTTGAACGAACTCGTCGGGCTCTCGAGCGTGGCACAGGATGCGCAGGCGCAGGGTGAGGCGGGAGCGACGCTGATCCTGGAGATGCTCACCGGGGCACCGGTCGGCAGTGACGTGTTGTTCCCCGTCTCTCTCGAGCCGCGGCGCTCGACCGGCCCGGTGCCCGGCTGA
- the pgm gene encoding phosphoglucomutase (alpha-D-glucose-1,6-bisphosphate-dependent), translated as MHSRAGQVALPEDLIDTDAVLSAYFDRTPDPDDPAQQVVFGTSGHRGSSLDGAFNEAHIIAMTQAIIEYRAGQGIDGPLYLGRDTHALSEPAQRTALEVLAAAGVEVRIDARDAYTPTPALSHSILRHNGAGSREGVRTQGPGLADGIVVTPSHNPPRDGGFKYNPPHGGPAGSEATGQIATRANELLRSGVGAIARFPYERAIEAENVHKHDYLLTYVDDLESVLDLDAIRTAGVRIGADPLGGAAVEYWAEIAERHSLDLTVVNPQVDPRWSFMTLDWDGKIRMDCSSPSAMASLVTTMRGTDDVPFDVATGNDADADRHGIVTPDGGLMNPNHYLAVAIDYLFRHRPDWSADAGVGKTLVSSALIDRVVGATGRRLVEVPVGFKHFVPGLLDGSLGFGGEESAGASFLRRDGSVWTTDKDGILLALLAAEILAVTGRSPSQLHEEQVGEFGQSWYARVDAPATRDEKSRLAKLSADDVSATELAGQPITAALVQAPGNSAAIGGLKVTTADAWFAARPSGTEDVYKIYAESFVSADHLERVQSAAKDVVSAALGG; from the coding sequence ATGCATTCCCGCGCAGGGCAGGTAGCCCTCCCCGAGGACCTGATTGACACCGATGCCGTGCTCTCGGCGTACTTCGACCGCACTCCGGATCCGGACGACCCGGCCCAGCAGGTGGTGTTCGGCACCTCCGGGCACCGAGGTTCCAGCCTGGACGGCGCCTTCAACGAGGCACACATCATCGCCATGACCCAGGCGATCATCGAGTACCGCGCGGGGCAGGGCATCGATGGGCCGCTCTACCTCGGCCGGGACACCCATGCGCTCTCCGAGCCTGCGCAACGCACGGCACTGGAGGTGCTTGCCGCCGCCGGAGTCGAGGTGCGCATCGACGCCCGTGACGCGTACACGCCGACACCGGCACTGTCGCACTCGATCCTGCGGCACAACGGCGCCGGATCGCGCGAAGGTGTGCGCACCCAGGGCCCGGGCCTGGCCGATGGCATCGTGGTGACCCCCTCGCACAATCCACCCCGTGACGGCGGGTTCAAGTACAACCCGCCGCATGGCGGGCCCGCCGGAAGCGAGGCCACCGGGCAGATCGCCACGCGCGCAAACGAACTGCTCCGCTCCGGAGTCGGTGCGATCGCCCGCTTCCCGTACGAGCGGGCGATCGAAGCGGAGAACGTGCACAAGCACGACTACCTGCTCACCTACGTCGACGACCTGGAATCGGTGCTCGACCTGGATGCCATCCGCACCGCAGGGGTACGGATCGGCGCCGATCCGCTCGGCGGCGCGGCCGTGGAGTACTGGGCGGAGATCGCCGAACGCCACAGCCTCGACCTGACCGTGGTGAACCCGCAGGTGGACCCGCGCTGGTCATTCATGACGCTGGACTGGGACGGCAAGATCCGGATGGACTGCTCCTCCCCCTCGGCGATGGCGTCGCTGGTGACCACCATGCGCGGAACCGACGACGTCCCGTTCGACGTCGCCACCGGGAACGACGCCGACGCGGACCGGCACGGAATCGTCACCCCGGACGGCGGGCTGATGAACCCGAACCACTACCTGGCGGTGGCGATCGACTACCTGTTCCGGCACCGTCCGGACTGGTCAGCCGACGCCGGCGTGGGCAAGACGTTGGTGTCCTCAGCGTTGATCGACCGTGTGGTCGGGGCCACCGGGCGCCGACTGGTGGAGGTCCCGGTGGGCTTCAAGCACTTCGTGCCCGGACTCCTGGACGGCTCCCTCGGCTTCGGCGGTGAGGAATCGGCCGGCGCCTCCTTCCTGCGCCGGGATGGCTCGGTGTGGACCACCGACAAAGACGGCATCCTGCTCGCCCTGCTCGCCGCCGAGATCCTCGCGGTGACGGGCCGCTCCCCCAGCCAGCTGCATGAGGAGCAGGTCGGTGAGTTCGGCCAGAGCTGGTACGCCCGCGTCGACGCCCCCGCCACCCGGGACGAGAAGTCGAGATTGGCCAAGTTGTCAGCCGATGACGTGAGCGCCACCGAACTGGCCGGCCAGCCCATCACGGCAGCCCTGGTGCAGGCCCCTGGAAACAGCGCCGCCATCGGCGGCCTCAAGGTCACCACCGCGGACGCCTGGTTCGCGGCGCGCCCCTCCGGCACTGAGGATGTGTACAAGATCTACGCGGAGTCGTTCGTCTCGGCCGATCACCTCGAGCGCGTGCAGTCGGCGGCGAAGGACGTGGTCTCGGCAGCACTGGGCGGGTAG